A single region of the Ziziphus jujuba cultivar Dongzao chromosome 10, ASM3175591v1 genome encodes:
- the LOC132799701 gene encoding glycine-rich protein DOT1-like, with the protein MALRAVEMENPVSDSLHPRISEVSVEMESSYEYNHVGEASSSTDVGLCDGGDCGGGGGGRGGREGIHCDGAGPKEDPCDGGGGGEGNHGAGLGPKEGPRDGGGGGGNGETLLGLITLTSVEDTNGIGFVIPT; encoded by the exons ATGGCTTTGAGGGCCGTGGAAATGGAAAATCCGGTTTCTGACTCTTTGCACCCAAGGATTTCGGAGGTGTCAGTAGAGATGGAGTCTTCCTATGAATATAACCATG tTGGTGAAGCTAGCAGCAGTACTGATGTCGGGCTATGCGATGGTGGTGactgtggtggtggtggtggcggtcGAGGTGGAAGAGAAGGAATCCACTGTGATGGTGCAGGACCTAAAGAAGATCCTTGTGatggaggtggtggtggagaAGGAAACCATGGTGCCGGTTTGGGACCTAAAGAAGGTCCTCGTGatggaggtggtggtggaggaAATGGAGAAACCCTATTGGGATTGATTACTTTGACTTCAGTAGAAGACACaaatggaattggatttgtaatccCCACATAA
- the LOC132799702 gene encoding sulfated surface glycoprotein 185-like, which translates to MGANSKLLLSVILICGLLLSDSSHTVKASEDVTELSTQTKIAPKRLLVLDTMSYAIPPPSSSYEFAAKFKLVPDRLHDSSPPPPPQLGHRLHPRNPPPTPSPEPQPEVPPPPPSPPPPSAPPTTT; encoded by the exons ATGGGTGCTAATTCAAAGCTGCTGTTAAGTGTCATTTTAATCTGTGGACTGCTACTATCAGATTCTAGTCACACCGTTAAGGCCTCGGAGGATGTTACCGAGCTATCCACTCAGACGAAAATAGCGCCCAAAAGG CTTCTAGTTTTGGATACTATGAGTTATGCAATTCCTCCACCATCATCTTCCTATGAGTTTGCTGCTAAATTCAAACTAGTACCAGATAGGCTTCATGATTCATCTCCGCCACCACCTCCACAACTTGGACATCGTCTACATCCCAGAAATCCACCACCTACACCTAGCCCCGAACCCCAACCAGAAGTTCCTCCTCCACCGCCATCACCGCCTCCACCATCAGCACCACCGACAACGACATAG